Sequence from the Pararhizobium gei genome:
TCGGCCTGATAATCGACGGCAAGCCGATCTACCGGGCCTATTCCATCGCAAGCCCGGCCTGGGACGATGAGCTGGAGTTCTTCTCCATCAAGGTCCCGGATGGTCCGCTGACCTCGCACTTGCAGGGCATCAAACCGGGCGATCAGGTGCTGATGCGCAAGAAGCCCACGGGCACGCTGGTGCTCGACGCCCTGACGCCGGGCAAGCGCCTTTACATGTTTTCGACCGGCACCGGCATCGCGCCGTTTGCAAGCCTTATCCGGGATCCGGAAACCTTCGAGAAATTCGAGGAAGTGATCCTCACGCATACGACCCGCGACGTGGCCGAACTGCAATACGGGTTCGACCTGATCGAGGAAATCCGCCATCACGAGTTCCTGTCAGAACTGGTGGGCGACAAGCTGCGCCACTATGCGACGGTGACACGCGAGGATTATCCCTTCAAAGGACGAATCACAAATCTCATCCGCGACGGCAAATTCTTCTCCGACCTCGGCCTTGCCAAATTGGACCCCTCCGTCGATCGCGGCATGATCTGCGGATCGACCGAAATGCTCAAGGAAACCAAGGAGTTGCTCGAGGCCGCCGGCTTGACCGAAGGCGCGAACAACAAGCCTGGCGAATTCGTCATCGAACGGGCCTTCGTTGGGTAGACGCTATGACGATCGCTAGAAGAGGGCGGCCGGTGGCCGCCTTTTTTGTGAGATCGGCACATTGAGCCGTATGTGTGGGAATGGCAAAGGCC
This genomic interval carries:
- a CDS encoding ferredoxin--NADP reductase; this translates as MNAPAKINEFAPAVPAGVFAETVTAVKHYTDRLFSFRMTRPAEFRFRSGEFAMIGLIIDGKPIYRAYSIASPAWDDELEFFSIKVPDGPLTSHLQGIKPGDQVLMRKKPTGTLVLDALTPGKRLYMFSTGTGIAPFASLIRDPETFEKFEEVILTHTTRDVAELQYGFDLIEEIRHHEFLSELVGDKLRHYATVTREDYPFKGRITNLIRDGKFFSDLGLAKLDPSVDRGMICGSTEMLKETKELLEAAGLTEGANNKPGEFVIERAFVG